The segment AAAGAGAGTGTTATTAAACGtcaatacaaacacacaaaaaactacTCCACCCTGATGATGAGATGGTTAACATTTCATGTgttcaataattattttatatattttttgtagcttttataaagtttttaatacatattgcGTTTATATTCCgttttaaaaaaggttttaaaacaCGAATGTTagcacaattttgttttaactcaaatgtaacttaataaatttatatttttttaataacttttaaattttaatgtaaattttcaatatttttctttaattttttttaaataattttttaactttttattgcaCTAGCTATCTATGTAAATCGTTATAAAACGTATagctattttttaatgtaaatgtatTAATTATGCGGGTTAACCCGACAGAGTAAAAATGTGAACTGGAGAATTTTTTTGTACGATTCTGTGTTATGGCGCTGGTGTGAGGAAAATACAAAATGCAGATAACATACTACAACAACAgctatgaaaattaaaaaataataataaaaaaagaaagtacATATAGACAACAACGAGGAGCGCGAGCACGCATACAAATAGCAATCAAGGAAATGTGCAACTTTTCAAATGCAAGAAGGAACAACCAACCAAGAGAGAGTAAGGAAAAATAGTTCAAATGTTAGTTTATTTAGTTGGGTCACAAAATATGCAAGGAGCCAATGCAGCATATTTAAGAGTATATAAGTTTAAGGGGAGCATATCATATTTTGAGTAACTAACTATGCTCTTTTagacattcatacatatgtacatatacccAAATATATGTATGAGTGTTGTACCTCTATAATAGTCAAATCTACTAGTCTCACTAAATGTCCAAGtttataaaaagcaacaaacacCAACACACCCAAATTCATGATAAGATAAAACTTTATATACTGCattacgtacatatgtacatttatttgtacataaaacattcagttttttttgcttttataacaattttattattattattgctgttggtACTCGcacttattattgtttttcattttagttttcttttaattcataTTCTCACTCCTTCTTCTCCCCACATACCAAAATGTTTCTCCCCTACCCTTTACTTTATGAcgagtgaaaattttgttttttaacaataaagttaaaaaataacatctATACACAAATGCTGTTATAACTACAATATTTGACTAAGCCGAATTTTATTAATactgtttataataaatttatttacatatttattaaacgaAAAAGTGTGAATGAtgaattttagataaaaaatgcgaactaaatgtgtaaaaagacaattttagataaaaaatgcgaactaaatgtgtaaaaaagtcattactagaTATAATGGAAGTGAATTCAGCTCagtttacttcagttctagttcaattctagttcagttctaattcagttccagttcagttctagttcagttcaagttcagttctagttcagttctagtgcagttctagttcagttctagttcagttctagttcagttctagttcagttctagttcagttctagttcagttctagttcagttctagttcagttctagttcagttctagttcagttctagttcagttctagttcagttctagttcagttctagttcagttctagttcagttctagttcagttctagttcagttctagttcagttctagttcagttctagttcagttctagttcagttctagttcagttctagttcagttctagttcagttctagttcagttctagttcagttctagttcagttctagttcagttctagttcagttctagttcagttctagttcagttctagttcagtttctagttcagttctagttcagttctagttcagttctagttcagttctagttcagttctagttcagttctagttcagttctagttcagttctagttcagttctagttcagttctagttcagttctagttcagttctagttcagttctagttcagttctagttcagttctagttcagttctagttcagttctagttcagttctagttcagttctagttcagttctagttcagttctaggttagttctaggttagttctagttcagttctagttcagttctagttcagttctagttaagttctagttcagttctagttcagatctagttcagttctagttttgatcAGTCCTACTTTTGAATAGTCCTAGTTTAGTTTCGGTTAAGTCTAGTGCagtctatttcagttctagtttgatcgataatttatatttgtatttttgttacaacatgtgtactttttgttaaaatttttaatctttgCACTAGTTcctatgaatttattttttgcaaaagaaaaaaattatactcccaaccaataaaaaacaaattaaaacatgaACATAGTATACCAGCGTCATTCCTTACAAATAGTAGTATATGAAGACTGTTGATAGTCatgaaaacaaatacatatatgtatgtgagcCAATATGTAGTATAAACGACGGTGTTTTGGTTATTTGCAATACTACATATTGATAAAGAACTTAGTCCGTTTCATGAAACTGCCAGCCTGGTAATTGAAGTTGTACAAAAGagaaaaatcaatgttttatattCAAACATTCATTCGTTTATATGATTTCGTAAGTCTACTATGTATGTGTTATCAATAAGTTACACTATTGATGAATAAATCCTACTTCAGACTGGATGAAGTACATCTTTACTGCCTATGGTGTAAATGTATTAGAGAAACATTaaggattttatataaaattgaacggtaagaatttaaattataaattttttatttaaccgttaatattattagattatttttaaatgaattcttTATACATTAAGTAAATACTTAATTGCAACTTAAGTGCTGCTAAAAAATGTAAGATTTTatagttataaatataaagttatttttattgtattattgcCAAAATATAAACTTGTATGAATGACCTAAaggtaaattattatatttattgtcCTACTTTAAAAGGCGGAATTAGTTATTTGTAATTAAGGTTTTTGACCCTTAGTTTAGAAtgtgaaaatattagttttactgaacaaaaaagtacatttatcAAATTAATATGATATAAAACGAAAAGCCagtgattttattttcaaattctcATCATGTGGAATATAATACAgaatgtgaaaaatattatattaactcATAGAAATGATGATTCTTgaaagaatataatttttactttttaacccTATACAGGTAACATCTTACaactataatataaacatacCGAATTACGATCTCCTACTGCAGCATTATGACCTTCACCATTTTCACCATCCGCCGTAGAATCTGCAGGATGTAGTGATGTTTGTTGTTTGGCACCTTCAGAATTTGTAGCTGCTTCGAAGAGCGTTGTGGGATCTCCACCCGATTCACGATATTTCTCAACATCGGACAACAAACGTTCCAAATATTCAACATATAATGTCTCTTGTTCCAGTTCTTTGGTAAGTTCAGCTATTTTTAACTTGTGACGTTCAAGACTAGCACGAACATCTTGCTCCCAGGCATCCGATAGAGAGCTTTGCGGAAAACGTTCCATCCACAAGCGTTGGAAATCATTAAAGACACTCATTTTTATTCAAGAGATTTGccaatttttaattgtaaattattattcGAACTTATTCGAGcagtattttcttttcttttgtaatAGTTTGGTGGCTGTGATTtgataataaacaataacaaaatagaaaaaaaactgacaATACAAACTGTCACGCACTGGTTTGCTTTTAATtgccctctctctctctcgtttcaggctgttttttttttttttttgacacacTCTCTTTTTTCAGCCCTTTTAGTGAATTGTTTACGTATTCTTATAAGACATTTTTAATGCATCAcaataataattgtattttatttttgtacatcgtttggcaaaaaaagatgtTTTGCTTGTTTTCgttgttattatttctttgcttttttagattttataattgcgagaagtgaaaataataacatGGGCCacttttagttaagtttttttatatattttattatttaatacatatattgtGTTGTTGTATTAAAAATGTGTATGGCATGTATGCGCAATTACAAGGTCATCAAACAatgcctttttattttttttgttttatattttctggttttattgttgattttttgctttatttaaaataccctacaactattttagtttttaacgaaactatataatagataaaatgcaaaacagtgatttttttctatgtttgtCTTCGTTAAACGCCCACTTGCATCACTACTACAGCATCTGGAACTAAAAATTAAgagtattgttgttattgtatattTGCCTAGAAattaacaagaacaacaacgatTCGGTGCGTGTGGTCAAATGTCAGATAGAAATTTTGTTCGATCTTAATTTATTTGCTGTGTGGCGTATGCAAGTCACAAACCAACCAGACCCACAACTCAAGATTTTAACTTGTATTGTTGCAAATTCATACTATGCAGATACGATGGGTAGATAGTTAGCTTGGTTGTGTATCTTTGAAATTCAcgcttttttatttaagttttacgcCAACTAGACAAGAATACTTAATTCACACAAAACACAACACTTTCCAATTcgattttaaaggttttttttgtgTAGTGAAAAGCAGACACTGCTGGCACAcctttcttttgaaatttttctcttCTTGTTGTTTAgcctaaaattttcttttgtattttccaatttattttttaaatttcattttaatatatattttttattgaaaaacaactttaaaattatgtattttattaatgtatcaaattttctttcgtttttattcgcaatttcaatgttttttattgagaaaaaaCACACAACACAAGCACacacaattcttttttttaataaaaaatgcatttgttAGTGTTGGTAAGTTACAATTTGATGTTTATCGATAACAAAGTGGGTTTTTCAGCTTAGAGTTGCATTTTAAGAGTACggaaaatacaaaatactaaagTTTGCAACTGTGTTTATTATGGCCAACTGAATGAAACACAAACACAATAATACAGTTAAAAacgttaaatgtttaaattataaaacttaatttaaattatgtgAGCAGATATTGTTAAAGgggtatatttgtttgtagtcaGTTCTGTAATCACTGacttttctaaataataaacatcagggtaataattgtttattattgtccAGAACTTGTGCATAATTACTTTGCAGATATGGCTACATCCAAAGTCTTTTTTAGTCAGTTAAAGGTCCGTGATGTGTTGTGACAAAAGTAACATTTAGagatcatttaaaaataataaaatttatcatttgttattataaaatgtattgATATAGTAAAAAGCACAAAATCATATCTTATATTGATTAGAGAGTTCAAAatcctttaattttaatatacatattatttaaataatcaatATATGCTTATTCAAAAGTTTAAAAGGTCGagtaaacaaatagaaatacattcattaatatacatatattataaatttattagggTGGTTGGTAAATCtggtataattataaatatatgtatatatacagatAGATATacgtatatagatagatatatatatatatatatatataatatatatatatatatatatattatatatatatatatatatatatatatatatatatatatatatatatatatatatatatatatacaatatatatatatatatatatatatatatatattatatatatatatatatatatatatatatatatatatatatatatatatatatatatatatatatattaatatatatatatatatatatatataatatatatatatatagatagatagatagatagatagatagatagatagatagatagatagataatatggatagatagataaatagatagatagatagatagatagatagatagataggtatatagatggatagatagatagatagatagatatatatatagatagataggtatatagatagatagatagatagatagatagatagatagatagatagatagatagatattataCTTCGaacaacattttaatgttattattttcaataattttgataaaaatagtgCAATCTTCAAAGAGTACCACCTGTAACAATTtaatctttttagttttttttattaaaaaaaacaaactcacaTGTTGTGaacgtttacaaaaaaatattgataagaaATTGTAACATTGAATTacagattattaaaaatccgGAATATTAATAGTGCATTAAAAAACGTCCTTAAAGATGACTTCTAGGAATatgcaaataataaattaattaattgcacgtaactatatacatacgtatatatgtttatagattatttttttaatcacattgactaaactattgatCTTTTTTTAGTGATAAGTATATATTTCGTACATACATTCAAcattttaaagtgttaaataaattttaatctaaaCAAGCCCATTATTTTGCAATTGGGCGGGGTAAtactatataaaacaaatttacacttttttagCTATGACCTGAAAActcgtttttattaaaaacgttATTTATCAGTTAAATAAATTGTTCTTTGGCATTTTTACTCCTCCTTATAGAGCTGatcaaaagttaaaatttacttaataaatttatatatgtagatagCGAAGACCGACTATAGAGAAGAGAATCGAGAgattttttaacagaattttcttcttttctatagCGGTTGAAAAActacactttttttaatacaaatatatgtatgtatgtatatatgtatgtataaatttgtttatatttattaaaaataataaattgtctaCTTTTACGgtttttgagtttaaatggtcggTCTATTATATTATTCTTCGTTTTAGATTAAATATAGAGATAAGAATAAGCTATAAGTTGTAGGCTCACCAAACATTTTCGAATCATTTAGTTAAACTCAATCATTTACTAAAGAACCTACTAGTAGTTAGTCgaagtgtttatttaaattttaaagacattATTTTTTGAGGTTTTTGTGGTTTACACGatagtgataaaaaaatattttcgaaaatatattcGGTGTCTTCTCAAACATATAAATAGCCTGAAATTAAGTgcaattttaagttatttggtTTTTCAAAACTTAAGAATTACAATAACggtgttgaaaattaaaaaaaaaaataaatttagtgtactgtatttaaaaaccaaaagaattaaagaaaaatccaAAATGGAAGTGCCGCCACCTTTAGTTTTGAAACGTTCCTTATATGTTCCCAATAAAACCTTGATGGGACCAGGTCCATCAAATTGTTCACAAAGAGTTTTATCTTCCTTAAGTAATCCAGTTTTGGGTCATTTACATCCGGAATGTTTACAggcaagtttttaaataaacaattctgaaatttttaaaatgaccTTTGCaatccaaaataatataattaaaaaatttgaattgtaTTCAGACTTTAATTTTTCTGAATGATTAAGaagataaacatacatacagtctatttgtaattaatgtttttaattttttattgttatattttataatcacATTGTGCAACGTTTTCAgagaattagattttttttaaattctcattatctttaaaaattttacactcttatgcatatttatttaaacaaaatagaaaacattCTTATCTTGAAATTAATGGCTGATGGCTTAAGTACCAAATACGACATTTTGtgtagtaaataaaatattaaacgaaaCGTACAAATTgcctctttttaaatttttcttcttacagaacttaataaataaatgttgcaTGAAATACCTTCCGATTCCGGCCCTAAATTTAggcaatatttctatataaagatgTAAGCAATCCTAAAAGTTTAAAGTACAgtagactaaattataaaaacaccgAGATGTCAAAAACTGATTAATTAAAGTCATCTTGTTTAATTAAGGGTCAATCTTTAGGTTAAGAATTAGggattaagttaaaattaatcttcgaaagttgtttttgaatacttagggcgagtttttctgataaagataatctttattctttggttaaaccttgTTTAGTATATGTTTTGGGTTTTTCaattatcagtaaagttacttattagcTTAGTTTTACTAAGaccgggtttcttactcctcagttaaactaggcttaacttgctgttagattaaactcggaacaaatttaggcggactttaactgatgattgtgtttttcagttttagatttaagttcagttaactttgttagtattgccaacttatcactcaaaaacataaacaatgaacagctgttttttgcaaacaatacttttgtaaaatggagaattttggaaaaatgttaaataaacatttaaaatattattaaataaaacaaaacaattcagaaaattgcaatttacttaaaatattaagtttctgTTCTTCCGaagtcattgttttattgtttttgataattgtgttttctcacttataacttgagtttaatttgccaattacactcagttaaactaagataataagtaactttactgataactgaaaaacataaaacatatattaaaccaggtttaaccaaagaataaagattatctttatcagaaaaactcgccctaagtgtaattggccaattaaactcaagttggaagtgagaaaacacaattaacaaaaacaataaaacaatgatttcggaagaacaaaaccataatattttaagtaaattgcaattttttgatttgttttgttttattaagtattgttttaaatgtttatttaacattttttccaaaagtattgtttgcaaaaaacagctgttcattgtttatgtttttgagtgaaaagttggcaatactaacaaagttaattgagcttaaatctaaaaccgaaaaaaaacaatcatcggttaaagtccgtctaaatttgttctgagtttaatctaacagcaagttaaaactagtttaactgagtagtaagaaaccctcCCTAAGTGTCGTAGTTTCAGAGCATCATCAAAACAAATCTTCAATCAAATCAATTTCCGAAAGCTTTCATTTGATGTATATAATATCAAGAAAAGAGCTACATAGTATATATGTGTTTGAGATATTTGCAAAGATATAGAGGATTTAACTTAAGTATATCATTCTatagtaattaatttttcagTGAGTTCAGGGAGCAACTGCATTAAAAGCTTTatgaataatttgtttaaatataatttggtATGAAATTTTGAACGATTTGcgattctaaaaataaaaattttataaaaagtaaaaattttaaaaatatactcatggtgtagggtattatatggtcggccatgcccgactatactttcctacttgttatttaTGAAATCTGTTATGCCGTCAAAAGGTCCTCTCGACTGGCTTTAAAATTCTATTCTATATTTAAggaatataaagatttttaaaatattatacctAGATCTGTTAGAGATAATGACGCTGTTAAATCGACTTTAAAATATAGAGTCCTACATACcacaaatatatgtaaatatgaatgaaaaatgaaaatagcACCGCTTCGTTACAATCAATTGTCCAATACAATATCAAAGTCCAgtataatattaacaatattttaatttatttttaataattttattaattaatctatttattgttttctttttatgtctGCTGTCCATTTTAACAGATAATGGATGAAATTAAAGAGGGCATCAAGTATGTTTTTCAGACATTAAACGATGCAACTATGTGTATAAGCGGTTCCGGTCATGCCGGCATGGAGGCCGCACTCTGCAACTTAATCGAAGATGGTGATATTGTTCTACTAGCTACGACCGGTATTTGGGGTCATCGTGCCGCCGAAATGGCAAAACGTTATGGTGGTGATGTGCGTTACGTTGAAGCTCGCTTTGGTCGTTCTCTGACTGTTGATGAGATTGAGTTTGCAATGGAAGGTCACAAACCACAGATATTTTTTATAGCTCAAGGCGATTCATCGACCGGCATCTTGCAGTCGAACTTGAAGGAGATTGGTGAATTGTGTCGCAgatataattgtttatttgttgttgataCGGTAGCCTCATTGGGTGGCACTGAATTTTGCATGGATGAGTGGTTTGTAGATGTGGCCTATACAGGTTCACAAAAGGTACTCGGTGCTCCTCCTGGTATTACACCCATCTCTTTTAGTAAACGTGCCATTAAACATGTAGTGGAACGTAAGACTAAAGTAAAAGTTTACTATTTTGATGTACTGCTGATTGGTCAATATTGGAATTGTTATGGTTCCCCACGCATCTATCATCATACCATTTCCTCGACTCTTTTATACGGCCTCAGGGAGGCTTTAGCACAATTTTGTGCTCAAGGTTTGAAAGAAGTCATACATCGACATCAGGAATGTTCATACCGTTTACAGCAAGGTATCAAGGACCTAGGATTGGAATTGTTTGTGCCAAATCCCAGTGATCGATTACCCACTGTTAATACCGTTAAAGTTCCCGTGGGTATTGATTGGCGTAAGGTCGCCGACTATACCATGAGGAAgtaagttttaatttgtttaatttagttaaatgtatttcatattcgtttttttattttatgtcttATTTAGATACAACTTAGAGATTAGTGGAGGCCTTGGACCCACTGTAGAGCATGTCTTCCGCATTGGTCTTATGGGTGAAAATGCCACCTTTGAACGTGTCGATTTGGTCTTAAACGTTTTGCATGAAGCCATACAAAGTACCAAGTTAAATAGTTTAGtaaatgaaaaatcaaaaatttaattaattatatacccATAAATGTAAGAAAACAATTAAAGATTATCAGAATTAAGATACAGTTTTTCATATGTATATCaatacatttaataaatcaaatatgtattcagttttattttaactcTGTAGTTTGTTGACGGTGTATTAAACTCTCAAAATGCCAGATTATCCCATGTTTGTTCGGAGGGAGCCCTCCAATCGTCGTACACCTTTATAGAAAGTTGGAGCCCCGAACAATTATTTaatcaaaagtattatttggaCTACACCAACTTAATCAAACATAACCTCAATCGAGGTAAGTTAAACGAAAGCATCGACGAAGAGTTAGACGAAGTTCtgtctaattttaaaatttttttagtctttttttttaatataattaatataataatttattcggtttttatagatatctatctatctatctatctatctatctatctatctatctatctatctatctatctatctatctgttagAGTATTCGGGGTTTTGTCTTATTCaatttattcgacaaataattatttgaggttttaaattgaccggttaataatcggaaaatttaaaattattcggttaatcgaataaaagtgggtgtttttttgataatattatttctcttcGTCAATATTTTTCATCCCATAacacacaaaattataattttccacttcTTTAAATTCAGTTATATTAAGGTCGGGTTTCTAACTCATCAGTTTAACTATGCTTAaattgctgttagattaaactcggaacaaatttaggcggactttaaccgatgattgtgtttttttagttttagatttaagctcagttaacattgttagtattgccaacttttcactcaaaaacataaacaataaacagctgttttttgcaaacaatacttttgtaaaatggaaaattttggaaaaatgttaaataaagatttaaaacaataattaataaaacaaaacaaatcagaaaatttcaatttacttaaaatattatgttttggttcttccgaaatcattgtttttgttaattgtgttttctcacttataacttaagtttaattggccaattacactcagttaaactaagctaataagtaactttactgataactgaaaaacacgaaacatatattaaactaggtttaagcaaggaatgaagattatctttatcagaaaaactcgccctaaaatttgttaattaagttttttctcaagtattagaatttttttattttcatgtgaaatcatcttctatataaaaattacagttaaattaatttatgtttttgagatttatcaacGTGTTCCAGAATTCAGACGTTCCAATGAACTAGTGTAAAACTATGTATTgctgaaaaacttttaaaaaatactttagaaacaCAACACTGTTCCTCAAAACTAGATGTAGAAGGAATGGCGATATCactatttttaagatttctttttagTAATCTGAAATGTTTCTGCAAGAACCTATTCTAGAATTAGGtaaatcagaacaacttattacaatgtttctgaagtatAAATCACCCAATATATATTCTTCATTATAGAAAAGTGATTAAGGAATTAATACataatgaaaatgtattataaaaacattgaattttgtataagtatACAGTAATTTCACTGTTAAATAcctaataagtttttcttaatcggttatttgatataaataattcggtttattcgttatttgaaatttggcaattttcatttattcgagcgattaatagtcaaaaattgatcgattaagcgatcgacgattaatcgtttgaatacccactatctatctacctatctgtcTGTCTCCGCATTAGTCTCTcacattaacaatttttaacaaataatttataaaaaacaaaataaaaattgctaTAATCGAATATGCATTTTTAATATCGACCAAATGACCTTctgataaaatttgtttacaaatgttCAAAGATATAAACAATAACTTTAACATGCGTTTATAGAGATCAATTAACTGCGTAACGtagacaaaatgtttttaaatcaagTTATAACGGAACTAGACATCGAAATCCAACAATTCATCAGACTTTGaagtaacaaattttttatatggacaAACTAAATACCACCCCCTattttaaacgaaataaaaatacttgttgaatatttaaagttatatcaaactaagttttagttttattacttttttttagaatcAAACTTTAAAACAGTTCTTCCTCATTTATAGCCGTTTGATTTAAGCcattattattatcaaataaaaaaatttgtatttttaataaaacataattacaaAGTCAGTTATCAGTTTAACCTTGTTTTTGGGCGAGTTCGCGAGCCTTGGCGCGTTCCAATTTAGCGATGCGAGCCAAACTCTTTGAACCCAAAATACCACCACCCCAGTGTCTGCGGATTTCATCGTGACGATCGTTGTAGTTAGTCTTGATGGCTTCAACGACCTTGCTGAAGTTGGCCTTATCGTTAGCTTCAACGTTGGTCAAAGCCAAAGCGGTGCAGGTCTTGCGACGGACCAACATACCGAGACGGGCCTTACCCTTAACAATGCAGTAGGGGACACCCATTTTGCGGCACAAGGCAGGCAAGAACAAAaccaactaaaaataaaataaaacattaaattgttgtaaataaaataattttcattaaacatcCAGTAGCAACGTATGGGCCAATATTTTAATCAGATTGTC is part of the Lucilia cuprina isolate Lc7/37 chromosome 3, ASM2204524v1, whole genome shotgun sequence genome and harbors:
- the LOC111687771 gene encoding alanine--glyoxylate aminotransferase produces the protein MEVPPPLVLKRSLYVPNKTLMGPGPSNCSQRVLSSLSNPVLGHLHPECLQIMDEIKEGIKYVFQTLNDATMCISGSGHAGMEAALCNLIEDGDIVLLATTGIWGHRAAEMAKRYGGDVRYVEARFGRSLTVDEIEFAMEGHKPQIFFIAQGDSSTGILQSNLKEIGELCRRYNCLFVVDTVASLGGTEFCMDEWFVDVAYTGSQKVLGAPPGITPISFSKRAIKHVVERKTKVKVYYFDVLLIGQYWNCYGSPRIYHHTISSTLLYGLREALAQFCAQGLKEVIHRHQECSYRLQQGIKDLGLELFVPNPSDRLPTVNTVKVPVGIDWRKVADYTMRKYNLEISGGLGPTVEHVFRIGLMGENATFERVDLVLNVLHEAIQSTKLNSLVNEKSKI